The following DNA comes from Amycolatopsis solani.
GGCCCGGGTGGGGAGTACCCGGCTGATCGACAACGTCCCGGTGTTGCTCGGCGCGGCTGTCGAGCACCCGGAGCGGCTGGACGCAGGGGAATAGGAGTCCACTATGTACCGCACCATGCTCAAGTCGAAGATCCACCGGGTCACCGTGACCCAGGCCGACCTGCACTACGTCGGTTCGGTGACGGTCGACGAAGACCTGATGGAAGCCGCGGACCTGCTGCCGGGCGAACAGGTGTCCATTGTGGACGTCACCAACGGCGCCCGGCTGGAGACCTACGTCATCAAGGGCGAACGCGGCAGCGGCGTGCTCGGCATCAACGGTGCCGCGGCGCACCTGGTGCACCCGGGTGACCTGGTCATCCTCATTTCGTACGGTCAGATGGACGACGCCGAGGCCGCGCGGTACGAACCGCGCGTGGTGTTCGTCGACGCGGACAACCGGATCGTCCACCGGCACAGCGACCCCGGCCACGCGCCGGAGGGTTCGGGGCTGCTCAGCGGCACCGTGACGCTCCCGGACGACGAGACGGCGATCTTCCCGGTCGCGGAGACGGCGGACGCCCGCCGCCTCGACGCGTTGCTGCACGCGGAAAGCTGACCCGCTTGCTGCTCACCGTCGACGTCGGCAACACGAACATCGTCTTGGGACTCTGGTCCGGCCAGTCGCTCGTGGGCGACTGGCGCATGCGCACGGACGCGCGCATGACGGCCGACGAGCTGGCGTTGACGGTGCGCGGCCTGCTGGGCCCGCACGCGGATTCGGTGACGGGCATCAGCGCGCTGTCCACGGTGCCGGCGGTGCTGCGCGAACTGCGCGTGATGCTTTCGCGGTACTACGCCGCCGTGCCGAAGATCGTGGTGGAGCCGGGCGTCCGCACGGGTGTGCCGCTGCTGGTGGACAACCCGAAGGAGGTGGGCGCGGACCGCCTGGCGAACACGCTGGCCGCACACCACCTCCACAGCGGCACGGCGTGCGTGGTGGTCGACTTCGGCACGTCGACCAACGTGGACGCGATTTCGGCCCGCGGCGAGTTCCTGGGCGGCGCGTTCGCACCGGGGATCGAGATTTCGGTGGACGCGTTGGCGCTGCGCGCGGCGGCGCTGCGGAAGGTCGAGCTGGTGCCGCCGCGGTCGGTGATCGGGAAGAACACCGTGGAGTGCCTGCAGTCGGGGATTTTGTACGGGTTCGCGGGGCAGGTGGATGGGCTCGTGAAGCGGATCGTGCGCGAGCTGTCGCCTGGCGGGGTCGAGCCGGTTGCGGTGCTGGCGACCGGCGGGTTGGCGCCGCTGGTGATCGAGGAGTCGGAGACGATCACGGACCACGTGCCGGATCTGACTTTGCTCGGGCTGCGGTTGGTTTACGAGCGGAACATTCGCGGCTGAGGCTGGGGCGAGGTCGCGAATGACTCATTCGGGACGTCGGAGGTCTGCAATGAGTCATTCGCGACGCCGGTGAGGGGCATTCGGGGCCTGCGGGAACCGACTTCACCGCCGCGGGAAAGATCGGCAAAGCCGAGCGCGTCCACGCGACCTCGCCGAGAGGGCGGGCGGCTTAGCCGCGGGCCAGCCTGCGCCGTTCCAGCACGTACCCGAGTGCCGTCACCGCCAGCGCTGGGAAAGCCACCTTCGCCTGCGGGAACCCTGCCTTGCCCGGCGGACCGACCGCGCGGGCACCCGGGTACGCCAGCGCCGAAATCTGCGTCACCCAGTACAACGACGCCAGCACCGCCCACGCGTCGAGGCCGGCCCGGGTCGGGTGGCGCCACAGCTGCCGCGCATTGGCCGCGAGAGAGCGTTGTCCACAGGGGAGCCGCGATGTGGAGAACTTCGCCCAAGCGGCCGCTGTTTTGCGGGTTTGTCGCCGGTCGCCGATACGCTGGACAAGGGCACGCCCCCCAGGGAGGGCGGGGCGTTTCTCGGCCCGGCGGGTGGCCCGTGATCCTCCGCATCGAACCGCGGGAATCGAGTCAAGGCAGCAACTTCAGCCCCACCACCCCCGCCGCGATCAGCACCAGGCACGTGATGCGCGCCGCCGATGCGGAGTCGCCGAAGGCGAAGATGCCGTAGACGGCCGTGCCGATCGTGCCGATGCCGACCCACACCGCGTACCCCGTGCCGAGCGGGATCTCCCGCAGCGCGTACGCCAGGCCGGCCATGCTCAACACCAGCGCGACCACGAACGTCACGATCGAAGCCGGCCGGGAGAAGCTCTTGAGGGCGGCGGCCCACACGGTCTCCAGGATTCCGGACAGGACGAGAACAAGCCAGGACATGACGAGCCTTTCGCAGTGTGTGGAACCACTGCGCCGTCTTGTCCTCACCGGGTACGACGCGCTCGTCCGGGGCCGGCCGCGGGTGCGGGGGCCACTTCCGAAGCTAGCACGCGAAAGTCACCGGCGGCGGGCGCGCAGTCCCCAGGTGACCAACGGGAGGTCGAACTCACCATTCGCCGTCGCTGGATTCGATGCGAGGAAGTCGCGTAGGCGCGTCAACAGCGCGGACGACTCCTCCGGGGTCGAGACGATCACGAGGGAATACGTCGCGATCGTTTCCAGCAGGCTCTCCGCGGTGCGTCGTTGCGCATGGTGAAACCGTTCGTCGTCGAAGGGCTCGAACGCCGGGTGGGCGACCGCGCGCAAATCGTCCGTCGAAGCCGGCTCGCGGGCGCCGTCGCGGCCCAGTTCGGTGAACTCGGCCACCCACGGCACCGATTCGTCTTCGTAGTTCCACATCGGCACCAGCACGCCGCCGGGGCGCAGGACGCGGGCGATCTCCGTCATCGCCGCCGGGACGTCGAACCAATGGAACGCCTGGCCGACGAATACCGCGTCGACCTCGGCGTCGGGGAGCGGGATCCGTTCCGCGCGGCCGGCCAGCGGGGTCGCCGACGGCACCCGGCGGGCCAGTTCCGCGCGCATTTCCGGGTCGGGCTCGACGGCGGTGACGTCGAGACCCAGCTCCGTGAGGCCGAGGGTCAGTTTGCCCGTTCCGGCGCCGAGATCGAGCACCCGCCGCGGGGTTCCGGTGGCCCCGGAAAGGCCCCACTCGATCGCTGCCCGCGGGTAATCGGGCCGGTGCTCGGCGTATGCGGCCGCCCGGGTGCCGAAGGAAGAAGCGCGGCGGGCGCGTGTGGGATCACTCACCGGGCCAGGTTAATGGAGGGAAAGTAAAGGTAATCCGGTTGGCGTAGCACGCGGCGGGGTTCGTACCCTATGGGCCATGACCGAAAACCCCGCTTCCACCAGCGAGCCCGCCGAAGACGAACTGCCGGAGCAGATGCGGGTGCGCCGGGAGAAGCGCGACCGGATCCTCGCCGAGGGCATCGATCCCTACCCGGTCGAGGTACCCCGCACGCATTCGCTCGCCGAAGTGCGGGCCGCGCACGAAGGGCTGCCCGTCGACACCGCCACCGGGCAGCAGGTCGGCGTCACCGGCCGGGTCATGTTCCTGCGCAACACCGGCAAGCTGTGCTTCGCCAGCCTCCGCGAGGGCGACGGCACCGAGCTGCAGGCGATGATCAGCCTGGCGAAGGTCGGGGAAGACGCGCTGGCGGCGTGGAAGGCCGACGTCGACCTCGGCGACCACGTGTTCGTGCAGGGCGAGGTCATCACGTCCAAGCGCGGCGAGCTCTCCGTGATGGCCGACGGCTGGCGCCTCACGTCGAAGGCGCTGCGCCCGCTGCCCAACGCGCACAAGGAACTCGCCGAAGAAACGCGGATCCGCCAGCGCTACGTCGACCTCATCATGCGCCCGCGCGCGCGGGACGTCGTGCGCACCCGCGCCGGCGTGGTCCGGTCGCTGCGGGAGTCGTTCCACCGCCGCGGGTTCACCGAGGTCGAGACGCCGATGCTGCAGACGCTGCACGGCGGCGCCGCGGCGCGCCCGTTCGTCACGCACTCGAACGCCTTCGACATGGAGCTGTTCCTGCGGATCGCGCCGGAGCTCTACCTCAAGCGCTGCGTCGTGGGCGGGATCGAAAAGGTCTTCGAGATCAACCGCAACTTCCGGAACGAGGGCAGCGACTCTTCGCACTC
Coding sequences within:
- a CDS encoding type III pantothenate kinase, with the translated sequence MLLTVDVGNTNIVLGLWSGQSLVGDWRMRTDARMTADELALTVRGLLGPHADSVTGISALSTVPAVLRELRVMLSRYYAAVPKIVVEPGVRTGVPLLVDNPKEVGADRLANTLAAHHLHSGTACVVVDFGTSTNVDAISARGEFLGGAFAPGIEISVDALALRAAALRKVELVPPRSVIGKNTVECLQSGILYGFAGQVDGLVKRIVRELSPGGVEPVAVLATGGLAPLVIEESETITDHVPDLTLLGLRLVYERNIRG
- the panD gene encoding aspartate 1-decarboxylase; the protein is MYRTMLKSKIHRVTVTQADLHYVGSVTVDEDLMEAADLLPGEQVSIVDVTNGARLETYVIKGERGSGVLGINGAAAHLVHPGDLVILISYGQMDDAEAARYEPRVVFVDADNRIVHRHSDPGHAPEGSGLLSGTVTLPDDETAIFPVAETADARRLDALLHAES
- a CDS encoding DUF6640 family protein; this encodes MPAVRCGGSRATRRAEKRPALPGGRALVQRIGDRRQTRKTAAAWAKFSTSRLPCGQRSLAANARQLWRHPTRAGLDAWAVLASLYWVTQISALAYPGARAVGPPGKAGFPQAKVAFPALAVTALGYVLERRRLARG
- a CDS encoding DMT family transporter is translated as MSWLVLVLSGILETVWAAALKSFSRPASIVTFVVALVLSMAGLAYALREIPLGTGYAVWVGIGTIGTAVYGIFAFGDSASAARITCLVLIAAGVVGLKLLP
- a CDS encoding class I SAM-dependent methyltransferase, translated to MSDPTRARRASSFGTRAAAYAEHRPDYPRAAIEWGLSGATGTPRRVLDLGAGTGKLTLGLTELGLDVTAVEPDPEMRAELARRVPSATPLAGRAERIPLPDAEVDAVFVGQAFHWFDVPAAMTEIARVLRPGGVLVPMWNYEDESVPWVAEFTELGRDGAREPASTDDLRAVAHPAFEPFDDERFHHAQRRTAESLLETIATYSLVIVSTPEESSALLTRLRDFLASNPATANGEFDLPLVTWGLRARRR
- the lysS gene encoding lysine--tRNA ligase — protein: MTENPASTSEPAEDELPEQMRVRREKRDRILAEGIDPYPVEVPRTHSLAEVRAAHEGLPVDTATGQQVGVTGRVMFLRNTGKLCFASLREGDGTELQAMISLAKVGEDALAAWKADVDLGDHVFVQGEVITSKRGELSVMADGWRLTSKALRPLPNAHKELAEETRIRQRYVDLIMRPRARDVVRTRAGVVRSLRESFHRRGFTEVETPMLQTLHGGAAARPFVTHSNAFDMELFLRIAPELYLKRCVVGGIEKVFEINRNFRNEGSDSSHSPEFAMLEYYEAYATYDTNAVMTRELIQEAAQAVLDTQVITLPDGSEYDLSGEWTTLGMYESLSDSLGEEVTPETPAAKLHGFAQARGLEVDPKLGHGKLVEELWEHLVGDHLHAPTFVRDFPLETSPLTRQHRSRAGVAEKWDLYVRGFELATGYSELVDPVVERERLTEQSLLAAQGDSEAMRLDEDFLRALEYGMPPSGGVGMGIDRLLMALTGLGIRETILFPLVRPE